The following coding sequences lie in one Bacillota bacterium genomic window:
- the gatB gene encoding Asp-tRNA(Asn)/Glu-tRNA(Gln) amidotransferase subunit GatB, with product MNEVSVRPRETGVPAGWEAVIGLEVHVELSTASKMFCPCSTRFGAPPNSQVCPVCLGLPGVLPVPNRQAVELAVKAALALNCRVATYSKFDRKNYFYPDMPKNYQISQYDLPLAGDGYLEIPAGQGSKRVRIRRLHLEEDTGKSMHAADDIVTARYSLVDFNRAGIPLVEIVSEPDMSTPEEARLYLEKLKAIMQYCGVSDCRMEEGSLRCDINVSVRRPGQEAGTRTEIKNVNSFRGVERALAYEIARQVEVLESGGEVEQETRHWDEGAGRTHTLRTKEYAHDYRYFPDPDLPPLVLDPAWIEEIRRSLPELPDARRERYIREFGLPPYDAAVITASRALAEFFEETVRVYPQPKTVSNWVMGEVRRYLNESGLEPEEIPLQPAALAELLAMVERGAINMRVAKQVFTEMCQTGRLAPEIVREKGLEQVSDEALIERAVEEAIAANPAVVADYRKGREKALGFLVGQVMKATRGKANPQVVNRLLRDRLGLPGTEGV from the coding sequence GTGAACGAAGTCAGCGTGCGTCCCCGGGAGACGGGAGTGCCGGCGGGCTGGGAGGCGGTCATCGGCCTGGAGGTTCACGTCGAGCTTTCTACTGCCTCCAAGATGTTCTGCCCGTGTTCCACCCGGTTCGGAGCCCCGCCCAACAGCCAGGTCTGCCCGGTGTGCCTGGGCCTGCCCGGGGTCTTGCCCGTCCCAAACCGGCAGGCGGTGGAACTGGCGGTGAAGGCCGCTCTCGCCCTTAACTGCCGGGTGGCCACTTACAGCAAGTTCGACCGCAAGAACTACTTCTATCCCGACATGCCCAAGAACTACCAGATATCCCAGTACGACCTGCCTCTGGCCGGGGACGGGTACCTGGAGATTCCGGCCGGGCAAGGGTCCAAGCGGGTACGCATCCGGCGCCTGCACCTGGAGGAGGATACGGGCAAGTCCATGCATGCCGCCGATGACATTGTCACGGCCCGCTACTCCCTGGTCGACTTCAACCGGGCAGGGATCCCCCTGGTGGAAATCGTGTCTGAGCCCGATATGAGTACTCCGGAAGAGGCCCGCCTGTACCTGGAGAAACTCAAGGCCATCATGCAGTACTGCGGGGTATCCGACTGTCGCATGGAGGAAGGATCCCTGCGGTGCGACATCAACGTTTCCGTGCGGCGGCCCGGACAGGAGGCCGGGACCCGCACCGAGATAAAGAACGTGAACTCTTTCCGGGGGGTGGAGAGGGCGCTGGCATACGAGATCGCCCGCCAGGTGGAGGTTTTGGAGTCCGGCGGGGAGGTGGAGCAGGAAACCCGCCACTGGGACGAGGGGGCGGGGCGCACTCACACCCTGCGCACCAAGGAGTACGCCCACGATTACCGCTACTTCCCGGATCCCGACCTGCCGCCCCTGGTGCTGGATCCGGCCTGGATAGAAGAGATCAGAAGGTCATTGCCCGAGTTGCCAGATGCCAGGCGGGAGAGGTACATCCGGGAATTCGGTCTGCCACCTTACGACGCCGCCGTGATCACCGCCTCCCGGGCCCTGGCCGAGTTCTTCGAAGAAACGGTACGTGTCTATCCCCAGCCCAAGACGGTGTCCAACTGGGTGATGGGGGAAGTGCGCCGGTACCTGAACGAGAGTGGCCTGGAGCCCGAGGAGATTCCGCTGCAGCCTGCGGCCCTGGCCGAACTGCTGGCCATGGTGGAGCGGGGTGCCATCAACATGCGGGTGGCCAAGCAAGTTTTCACAGAGATGTGCCAGACCGGGCGCCTGGCCCCGGAGATAGTGCGCGAGAAAGGACTTGAGCAGGTGAGCGATGAGGCCCTCATCGAGAGGGCTGTGGAAGAGGCCATCGCGGCGAACCCGGCCGTGGTGGCAGACTACCGCAAGGGAAGGGAAAAGGCCCTGGGGTTCCTGGTGGGGCAGGTGATGAAGGCCACCCGGGGTAAGGCGAACCCCCAGGTGGTGAACCGCCTGCTCCGCGACCGCCTGGGACTGCCCGGGACGGAGGGGGTATAG
- the cutA gene encoding divalent-cation tolerance protein CutA, translating into MSTRYCLVYVTAGSEEEAVRLGEAVVSARLAACANVFPGVKSVYRWEGNLEHATEAVLVLKTRMDLVPALRDEIKSRHSYQVPAFLVIPLDQVELAYASWMNSELRPT; encoded by the coding sequence TTGTCCACGAGGTACTGTCTGGTATACGTCACGGCGGGCAGCGAAGAGGAGGCGGTCCGGCTGGGTGAGGCGGTTGTTTCCGCCCGCCTGGCCGCCTGTGCGAACGTCTTTCCCGGCGTCAAATCCGTCTATCGCTGGGAAGGTAACCTCGAGCACGCCACCGAGGCGGTGCTGGTTTTGAAGACCAGGATGGATCTCGTTCCCGCCCTGCGGGATGAGATCAAGAGCCGCCACAGCTACCAGGTGCCCGCCTTCCTGGTGATCCCCCTGGATCAGGTGGAGCTGGCATATGCCTCCTGGATGAACTCCGAGCTGCGGCCCACCTGA
- a CDS encoding RDD family protein gives MTFPKADLFKRFLASLIDSIIAGAPGFIPVVGALVGAAYTLTKDALVYEITRDAQWKNRSIGKKLLGLEVANLGGGDIDLVTSAKRNITLALGTLLGVVPLVGWVAGAVVGCILGIIEIVLVLVDPQGRRLGDRLANTQVVETEKLALAQTQQQQGPRT, from the coding sequence ATGACCTTTCCCAAGGCCGATCTCTTCAAGCGTTTCCTCGCGTCACTTATTGACAGCATCATTGCCGGTGCCCCCGGATTCATCCCCGTTGTGGGTGCCCTGGTGGGGGCAGCTTACACGCTGACCAAGGACGCCCTGGTGTACGAGATCACCAGAGACGCCCAGTGGAAGAACCGTAGCATCGGCAAGAAGCTGCTCGGGCTCGAGGTCGCGAATCTGGGAGGCGGCGACATCGACCTGGTTACTTCTGCGAAACGGAACATTACCCTGGCCCTGGGGACCCTCCTCGGCGTGGTCCCCCTGGTAGGATGGGTGGCCGGTGCCGTGGTGGGATGCATCCTGGGGATCATCGAAATCGTTCTGGTACTCGTCGATCCCCAGGGCAGACGGTTGGGTGACAGGCTGGCCAACACGCAGGTGGTGGAGACGGAAAAGCTGGCACTCGCCCAAACCCAGCAACAGCAGGGTCCGCGCACATGA
- the gatA gene encoding Asp-tRNA(Asn)/Glu-tRNA(Gln) amidotransferase subunit GatA, giving the protein MIAQAADAIRKGELRARELVESCLSRIAGLDGLLGCFLSLDGERALERAARIDEELARARQRGAGAAGPGGMRAGTREAAAEADGVLAGVPYACKDNICTRGLRTTCASRILEEYVPPYDATVVHRLARAGAILVGKTNMDEFAMGSSGENSAFFPTRNPRDTTRVPGGSSSGSAAAVAAGLVPFALGSDTGGSVRQPASFCGVVGMKPTYGRVSRYGLVAFASSLDQIGPLTLTVEDCALVMEVIAGHDPRDATSAQVSVPNYREALGRDVGGLRLGVPREYMGEGIEPGVREAVNAALRVFSDLGCVVEECSLPHTEYALAVYYLVAPAEASSNLARYDGVRYGLRVDAGDITAMYSRTRRQGFGPEVRRRIMLGTYALSAGYYDAYYLKAQRVRTLVKRDFEQAFSRYDLLLAPTSPTVAFRLGERTEDPLSMYMADVCTIPVNLAGIPAISIPCGESEGLPVGLQIMGPPFAEVTILQAAHAFEQATAGAPWRKREGERR; this is encoded by the coding sequence CAAGCGGCGGACGCCATCCGGAAAGGGGAGTTGCGCGCTCGCGAGTTGGTGGAGTCGTGCCTGAGTCGTATCGCCGGGCTTGATGGCCTGCTGGGCTGCTTCTTGAGCCTGGACGGCGAGCGGGCCCTTGAGCGGGCGGCTCGGATCGACGAGGAGCTGGCGCGGGCCCGGCAACGGGGTGCGGGAGCGGCCGGTCCTGGCGGGATGCGGGCGGGGACGCGTGAGGCCGCGGCGGAGGCGGACGGGGTGCTGGCCGGGGTGCCGTACGCATGCAAAGACAATATTTGCACCCGGGGTTTGCGCACCACCTGTGCCTCGCGCATTCTGGAGGAGTACGTGCCCCCGTACGACGCCACCGTGGTGCACAGGCTGGCCCGGGCGGGTGCCATCCTGGTGGGTAAGACCAACATGGACGAGTTCGCCATGGGTTCCTCGGGTGAGAACTCCGCCTTCTTCCCCACCCGTAATCCCCGGGACACCACGCGGGTACCGGGTGGGTCTTCCAGCGGTTCGGCGGCGGCGGTGGCCGCCGGCCTGGTACCCTTTGCCCTGGGGTCCGACACCGGGGGTTCGGTGCGGCAGCCGGCTTCTTTTTGTGGAGTAGTGGGTATGAAGCCCACCTACGGCCGGGTGTCCCGCTACGGGCTGGTGGCTTTCGCCTCGTCCCTGGATCAGATAGGGCCGCTTACCCTCACCGTCGAGGATTGTGCCCTGGTGATGGAAGTCATCGCCGGTCACGATCCCCGCGACGCCACCTCGGCTCAAGTCTCCGTACCCAACTATCGGGAAGCGCTGGGGCGAGACGTGGGGGGATTGCGCCTGGGGGTGCCCCGCGAGTACATGGGAGAGGGGATTGAGCCCGGGGTGCGGGAAGCTGTCAACGCCGCCCTCCGGGTGTTCAGCGACCTGGGCTGTGTGGTGGAAGAATGTTCCCTCCCCCACACCGAGTACGCCCTGGCCGTGTACTACCTGGTGGCCCCGGCGGAGGCGTCGTCCAACCTTGCCCGTTACGATGGGGTCCGCTACGGGCTAAGGGTGGATGCCGGCGACATCACCGCCATGTACTCCCGCACCCGCCGGCAGGGGTTCGGACCCGAGGTGCGCCGCCGCATCATGCTGGGTACGTACGCCCTGTCCGCGGGTTACTACGACGCCTATTACCTGAAGGCCCAGAGGGTAAGGACCCTGGTCAAACGTGACTTCGAACAGGCTTTCTCCCGTTACGATCTGTTGCTTGCCCCCACCTCGCCCACGGTGGCATTCAGGCTGGGGGAGCGCACAGAGGATCCCCTGAGTATGTACATGGCTGACGTGTGCACCATTCCTGTGAACCTGGCGGGCATCCCGGCCATATCCATCCCGTGCGGGGAGAGCGAGGGTCTCCCGGTGGGACTGCAGATCATGGGACCGCCCTTCGCCGAGGTCACCATCCTGCAGGCGGCGCATGCGTTCGAGCAGGCCACCGCCGGGGCTCCCTGGCGGAAACGGGAGGGTGAGCGGCGGTGA
- a CDS encoding NADH:flavin oxidoreductase: MAGLLTPLEYRGLVLRNRIVMPPMASDVATPEGEPTGRHLDHYLPRARGGVGLVIVEHSYVELRGRLTRTQLGIHHDGLVDAFRPLVDAIHETGARVAIQITHAGGATTEEVCGTRPVGPSEVPHPRSGCAPRALGAEELPSLVEAFGAAARRARLAGFDAVEIHGAHGFLLNQFLSPLTNRRQDGYGGSLENRARFPLEVVRAVRRAVGPDFPVLYRLGAADNVPGGLTLEESQVVAPWLVEAGVDVLDVSGGLGGSRPPGAPPGYFVPLAEGIKRVVEVPVVVTGGITDPFFADGIVRAGKADLVGIGRALLADPDWARKAIASLGSS; encoded by the coding sequence ATGGCAGGGCTCCTTACGCCGCTGGAATACAGGGGACTCGTGCTGCGCAACCGCATCGTCATGCCCCCCATGGCCTCGGACGTGGCCACCCCGGAGGGCGAGCCGACCGGGCGCCATCTCGACCATTACCTGCCCCGGGCCCGGGGGGGCGTGGGTCTGGTCATCGTCGAACACAGTTACGTGGAACTCCGGGGGCGGCTCACCCGCACCCAACTGGGCATCCACCACGATGGGCTGGTGGACGCCTTCCGCCCGCTGGTGGATGCCATTCACGAGACGGGGGCGAGGGTGGCCATTCAGATTACCCATGCGGGGGGTGCCACCACGGAAGAGGTGTGCGGCACCCGGCCCGTGGGTCCCTCGGAGGTTCCCCACCCCAGGTCGGGATGCGCTCCCCGGGCTCTGGGTGCGGAAGAGTTGCCTTCCCTCGTCGAGGCGTTCGGTGCTGCGGCCCGCCGGGCGCGCCTGGCCGGGTTCGACGCCGTGGAAATCCACGGTGCTCACGGTTTCCTTCTGAACCAGTTCCTTTCTCCCCTCACCAACCGCCGTCAGGATGGATACGGCGGTTCCCTGGAGAACCGGGCTCGCTTTCCTCTGGAAGTGGTGCGGGCCGTGCGCCGGGCCGTGGGGCCGGACTTCCCGGTGCTGTACCGGCTGGGGGCCGCGGATAACGTTCCCGGTGGTCTTACCCTGGAGGAAAGCCAGGTGGTGGCACCCTGGCTGGTGGAAGCGGGCGTGGACGTGCTGGACGTCTCCGGAGGCCTGGGGGGATCACGGCCGCCCGGGGCCCCGCCCGGATATTTCGTGCCCCTGGCGGAAGGAATCAAGAGGGTGGTGGAGGTCCCGGTGGTGGTGACGGGCGGCATCACCGATCCCTTCTTCGCCGACGGGATCGTGCGCGCGGGCAAGGCCGACCTGGTGGGGATCGGCAGGGCGCTCCTGGCTGATCCCGATTGGGCCCGCAAGGCCATTGCGTCCCTCGGCAGTTCCTGA
- a CDS encoding ECF transporter S component, with protein MSRSLLKEVVLTALFVALVAIATMAIKIPTGATQGYLNVGEAVIFCAALWFGPRTGAIAGGLGSALADVLTGYAVWAPWTLIIKGTEGLLVGLLAHRAFVRRQALSPRTVGAMVAGAIWMVLGYYLASVVVLQGFAPALATIPENGLQGLASVVLGAVLVRAFRGVKGLVGQH; from the coding sequence ATGTCCAGGAGTCTGTTGAAAGAAGTGGTCCTCACCGCCCTGTTCGTGGCTCTGGTGGCTATAGCCACCATGGCCATCAAGATCCCTACCGGGGCCACACAGGGCTATCTCAACGTGGGAGAAGCCGTGATCTTCTGCGCAGCTCTATGGTTTGGGCCCCGAACGGGCGCCATCGCGGGGGGACTCGGATCGGCGCTGGCTGACGTGTTGACGGGATACGCCGTGTGGGCGCCGTGGACCCTGATCATAAAGGGCACAGAAGGACTCCTGGTGGGCCTGCTCGCCCACCGCGCCTTCGTGCGCCGGCAGGCACTGTCGCCGCGCACGGTGGGTGCCATGGTGGCCGGTGCCATCTGGATGGTACTGGGATACTACCTGGCTTCCGTAGTGGTACTCCAGGGATTCGCGCCGGCACTCGCCACCATACCCGAGAACGGCCTGCAAGGGCTCGCCAGCGTGGTCCTGGGTGCCGTGCTCGTGCGCGCATTCCGCGGCGTGAAGGGGCTGGTCGGACAGCATTAA